The Flavobacterium johnsoniae UW101 genomic interval GCCTGAAATGCGACAATTATAAAACCCTTGTGGCCGCCTCTTCCATCATACGCCCCGGAGTGGCGCAGTCGGGAATGATGAAGGAATATATTTTCCGCCACAATAACCCTTCAAAATTTGAGTATTTCCATCCGGTCTTTGAAAAGGAACTCGGGGAAACCTACGGGATTATGGTGTATCAGGAGGACGTAATCAAAATTGCCCTACATTATGGCGGGCTGTCAGCTGCAGATGGAGATATCCTCAGACGTGCCATGTCAGGCAAGGGACGCTCCAAAGCCGCTCTTCAGAAAGTAAAGGACGATTTTTTTGTTGCCGCCTCTGCAAAAGGGCATCCCGAGGAGCTGAGCCGTGAAATCTACCGGCAGATCGAATCCTTTGCTGGCTACTCGTTCTGCAAGGCGCACTCTGCATCCTACGCCGTGGAAAGCTACCAGAGCCTTTACCTGAAGGTGCACTACCCTGTTGAATTTATGGTAGCCGTAATCAATAATCAGGGCGGCTTCTACCGCACTGAAATATATGTTCACGAAGCCAGAATGGCCGGCGCTGTCATACACACCCCTTGTGTGAATAAAAGCCAATATGAGACTTCATTATATGGCACTGATATCTATCTGGGTTTTATGCACCTGCAGGGCCTGGATTCCAAACTCTCCCAGTTTATCGCCTATGAACGCGATAGAAACGGCATTTATAAATCGCTGGAGGATTTCATAAACAGGGTGCCGATGGGCATCGAGAATGTAAAGGTGCTAATTTTCATAGGAGCTTTCCGTTTTACGGGAAAAACCAAAAACCAGCTGCTGGTGCAGGTAAGTCTTCTGATGAATAATTTCAAGCCCGAAAACCGCGGGCTTATGCTCATTGAGCAGCCGGCAAAGGAATTTAAGCTGCCAGTTCTGGAGCGCTCGGTATTTGAGGATGCCTTTGATGAAATCGAACTTTTGAATTTTCCCATATCCTGCACCGTTTTTGATCTGCTGCAGACCAGACACCGTGGGGATGTGATGGTGCGTGATCTTCTGAAATACCATAAAAAGCAAGTCCGCATGCTGGCCTACCTGATCTCGACCAAACAGGTGCCGACAAAAAGGGGAAATATGTATTTCGGAACATGGATCGACCATGAAGGAGCCTATTTTGATACGGCGCATTTCCCTGACAGTCTTGTAAATAATCCTTTTCAGGGAGGCGGCTGCTACCTGCTTTTGGGAACCGTGGAAATTGACTATCATTTTCCTACCATCACCATTTCAAGGATGGCGAAAATGCCTTTTATTCCCGATCCGAGATATTCGGACTCGGACAAGAGGTATACCACACAGCACAATATCAAACAGGATGTCAGCAGCACCCACCGCCAGCCTTATCCGCAGGAGCATGAAATCAATCTGCCGCGCCACAGAATGAAATTCTGATTTTTTTTTATGTAAAGTCCTAAGAATGAATTAAATTTGATAGAGAAGTAAAAAAAGAGAAAGAAAAATAAGCATGCAGCACAGCAGTTTTCTGCTGTTTCTTTTCCAAAGAAGCTTTTTTCGTCGCTCATTTTCTTTTATAAGCCTTTCAATACGCTTGATATCTATTGGGCAGGTTTCCATAAGATGAGTTTTACCAAACTTAAGCGCAAAGAAAAATACAAGAGCCCTTAAAAGGGCAAATTTGTGTCAGGATAAGACATTATTAACAGCCTTAAAACGGAAAATTATGTGTTATTACACCCAGCAGAATGCCTCGATAGAAGACCTAAAAAGACGATTTAATGCGGAACTCGACAACGAGGAGACCTATCTGCAGTCGGATTTTATAAACGGTTTTTCCCATCCCAACATCCCTGTTATACTCAATTCCTCTCCGCACCTTATCACGACGGATTACACTTGGGGGCTTCTGCCTTCGTGGGCAAAAGACATTGAGTTTAGAAAAAATACGCTCAACGCCCGAATCGAATCCATCGACGAGAAAGCATCGTTCAAAAATATAACACATAACCGCTGCCTAATAATCGCTTCAGCTTATTACGAATGGCATTGGAATGACGAAAAAGGAAAAAACAAAGACAAATATCAGATCAATTCGCAGGATGATGAAATCTTCACTTTTGCAGGCTTGTATTCCACGTGGACGGATCCGGTAACCGATGAGATTAAAAACACCTACACCATGGTGACCACCAAGGCCAATAAGATAATGGACTTCGTGCACAACCACAAGCACAGGATGCCAATCATGCTGAAAAAACAGGATGAAACTGCTTGGCTGGACCAGTCGGTTAAAATAGAAGACTTTGCCTTTCCCTATGAAGGGAACCTTATCGCATTTCAAACTAAATAAAATATCGTATTATGGGCAATAAAGTATTTTCTGCAGATCATTTTGTTAAATTCTTTCTGGATGAACTCTATTCCAAAACACATTTCAAATATGAACACAACCCGGAAGTTATGGGGTTCTTTGAAGAAGATGATCCATATACAGACCATATCATGTCTGCTCAGGAACATCTCAAAGAATTTATTTTATCCTCTGTCAAGGATAACTCAGAGAATTTAACACCGGAAGATATTCAAAAACTATATGAGAAAAAAATGGAAGAAGTTTTTGATATTGTGCTGCCTGAAATCGAAAAATACATAAAAGACAAAGTTACTGTTGATGTAATTTGGCCAGATTCCATCAGATTAATTGACGATGGCAATGGCGGATTTAGATATTTTCAGCCGGGAATTGATGACCCCGCTCTTCTGGGCAGTTCAGATAATAGTACTGATATTGACCATGACCAGGAATAGTCACAGATAAATCAAAATGTCTTTCCCATCGGATTGAAGTTTAATTCCATCGGATTTTTCTATTGCTTCGAACAAATATGATCAACCTGTTTTTCAGAAAGCATGTCATAATCTATTGGAAATTCCGTATCAAAATAAAACTCAAAATAACAGTTCTGCTCATTGACTTGCGCCATATCTTCCTCCAAATAATCTTCACAGTGGTCTATCTCAAATCCAAAATATTCTACCATTGCAGCACCTGTGTTGATCAGGGATGTAACAAAATCTATACAAACCTCATTTGGAATGGGTGCTCTGGCAGTAGATAATGTAAGTGTGTGGCTGTACATACTGCATTTTTCTACTAAATTTACAATCATATCACAAATCGCAGTAATTCAATTAATTATCAAACTAAAGCAAAGTATTTGCAATTTAAACGAAGTTCACATTTGACTAAACCTTAATTGTCAATGGAAAGTATTTGATAAATTTTTGTGCCGATACTTGTTCTGTAAATTAAAGTTTCTCCTCCCTTGACAACATATTTCTCGCTGGATTTCCAATCATCCTGATCTTCAACACTAACAGAGTTTGATTCTGCTGAACATAATCCGGCATTTATAAGAAAATTATCTAGTTCCTCTAGACCAATTCCATTAGTTCCGTTTTGACCATAGGCATTATCAGGCAGTTTCAAAAACTCTTCAAGGTCATAGAAATCAATCCTATTGATTATCATTGATGCTTTACAAAATTCCTGATAAGAAAGTTTCTCCTCAATAAAAGCAACAAAAAGTTTTGCTATTAAGGCAGAGGAAACATGATCGTGAGCATTGTTAATTATATGCAGCAATTTACTGCCAACCGATTGTCCATATTTTTTGCTTGAATTAATTCTCAAAACAGCATCTTTCCTTACTTCCATATCAACCTCTGATAATCCCTTAAGAAACGATAGCAGTTTTTTGGTAAACAAATAATTTTGAACTGAAAGTATCGTTTTTCCGGCTCCAATTATAGCTCCAATAACTGGTAGATCTTTTAAGATTCCTTCAACTCCTGAATGCTGATCCAATACCGCTTCTAAAACCTCCGTTGACACCTTACTTAAGTCAGATTCCAACAAAGTCTTTCCTAATGAATTTTCAAACTCATTCTCCTTATCCATATTTTTACAATTGGTAAATTAATGTACTTAACAGATCCTCCTTTAAATACATAAAATATTAAACGTCAGTCTAATTGAGCTTCTGAACTTTTTCGAATAATTCTCTAAGTTCTTCTTCCGACTCACCCAATCCTCCATTACCCAAAATAATTGTAGGATTGGTAGGCATTATTTTTTGAATTTCCGACTCTATATAATCTAGTATAGGCTTAACGATTTTCATGTCTTCTTTAAAACGGGTATCCATCTCATCCACAGAATTAAAATCGCAATACAGAAATTTAGCTAAATTTATTTTCATTTCCAACAGTTCTCCTTCTCCATAAAAGGAAGAATAATCACCATTTAAAACCATTTGACCAATTTTCAAAGCATCGTTTTTGTGGTCTTCAATTGATTCTTTTAAATCTGCTACTGCACCTTCGGTAAGCAGGTCTTTTAAAAAACCTAATTCACTTCTGCTGTAAATTGCTGCAAACTTATTGAACAGATATGGATTTAGTATGGATTTAGTAAATGGGGAAACATCAGTCTTTCCTGAAATAAAGAGTAAAATGTATTTATTTATTTCTTCACCTAAATATTCTACAAAATGTTTAGAAAATTCAGACCTGATTACGGTTAACTTATTAATTAGCTCTGCATCTCTCGTAATCCTTTTATAAAAACCTAAATCATATCCGTAGACATCAAACAAACCAAAATACATTCTTTTTTCTTTTGGGATATGCTGAAGCTTAACACGTAACTTTTCTAAATCTTGATCATTTTTAAAACCAGTAAATTCAGCAAGTACCGTTCTAAGCATATCTTCACTCGCAAC includes:
- a CDS encoding SOS response-associated peptidase; its protein translation is MCYYTQQNASIEDLKRRFNAELDNEETYLQSDFINGFSHPNIPVILNSSPHLITTDYTWGLLPSWAKDIEFRKNTLNARIESIDEKASFKNITHNRCLIIASAYYEWHWNDEKGKNKDKYQINSQDDEIFTFAGLYSTWTDPVTDEIKNTYTMVTTKANKIMDFVHNHKHRMPIMLKKQDETAWLDQSVKIEDFAFPYEGNLIAFQTK